One window of Dermacentor albipictus isolate Rhodes 1998 colony chromosome 9, USDA_Dalb.pri_finalv2, whole genome shotgun sequence genomic DNA carries:
- the LOC135911920 gene encoding lysosomal protective protein-like translates to MELWALACAALATALVAYSQGPPEDEILFLPGLAEQPNFKHYSGFLNAGATRKMFYWFVASQGTPEKDPLLLWLDAGPGCSAMVSMFKEHGPFRVADGGKSLVANPYSWNKLANVLYLEAPASVGFSYDLVRNYTSNDDSTVDDIQGALEDFFNKFGSLKANDFYLSGKGSAATYVAMLASRLLKDHKGIKLKGYAIGNGALDFRSNGNSLLLFGQYHGILDTQLWSQLLSSCCNGSASEDTCSFVEPPFISVDCATAVEVAAHLIIERGLNSYDLYDTCVGFHPNLDRELSVERERRDLGMITPHHRARQLMLRSLNVKEPANLNSNPPCVTFDDVATYLNQPQVRKALHNADSPMLWTPCSDHLLYATQYITLRDVVKELVDSKQLKSLFYNGDTDLTCNVVGNQIFVDSLGYEVLSEYKPWKLGDQVAGYYQTYEGNVTFVTIKGAGHLAAQTKAEEALHVISRLLKGDA, encoded by the exons ATGGAACTCTGGGCGCTGGCTTGCGCTGCTTTGGCAACAGCCTTAGTGGCGTACTCGCAAGGACCGCCTGAAGACGAAATTCTCTTCCTTCCGGGTCTGGCTGAACAGCCTAACTTCAAGCACTACTCGGGATTTTTGAATGCGGGAGCGACGAGAAAAATGTTCTACTG GTTCGTGGCGAGCCAAGGGACGCCCGAGAAGGACCCTCTCCTGCTGTGGCTGGACGCTGGTCCGGGATGCAGCGCCATGGTCAGCATGTTCAAAGAACACGGTCCGTTTCGTGTCGCCGACGGAGGAAAAAGTCTCGTCGCGAACCCGTACAGCTGGAACAAG CTTGCCAACGTGCTGTACTTGGAGGCGCCCGCATCTGTCGGCTTCTCCTACGACCTCGTGCGCAACTACACAAGCAACGATGACTCCACTGTTGACGACATACAAGGGGCCCTCGAAGATTTCTTCAATAAGTTCGGCAGCTTGAAGGCGAACGATTTCTACCTCTCTGGCAAGGGAAGCGCTGCCACCTACGTCGCCATGTTGGCATCCCGCCTGCTCAAAGATCACAAGGGAATCAAGCTGAAG GGATACGCCATCGGAAACGGGGCGCTTGACTTTCGCTCTAATGGGAACTCCCTCCTCCTATTCGGGCAGTACCATGGTATACTGGACACACA GTTGTGGAGCCAGCTGTTGTCTTCGTGCTGCAACGGCAGCGCCTCTGAAGATACATGCAGCTTCGTCGAGCCGCCTTTCATATCTGTGGATTGCGCCACTGCA GTGGAGGTCGCGGCACACTTGATCATAGAGAGAGGCCTCAACAGTTACGACCTTTATGACACATGCGTCGGGTTTCATCCTAACCTTGACAGAGAGTTGAGCGTCGAACGTGAAAGGCGAGACTTGGGGATGATAACGCCGCATCACAGGGCTCGGCAGCTCATGCTGCGAAGCCTCAACGTGAAAGAACCG GCAAACCTCAACTCAAACCCACCATGCGTGACTTTCGACGACGTGGCCACCTATCTGAATCAACCTCAGGTGCGCAAAGCTTTGCATAACGCAGATTCACCGATGCTCTGGACACCGTGCAG cGACCATCTGCTTTACGCTACACAGTACATCACACTGCGAGACGTCGTCAAAGAGCTTGTAGACTCGAAACAATTGAAGTCGTTGTTCTACAACGGAGACACGGACTTGACTTGCAATGTTGTCGGCAACCAAATTTTCGTCGATAGCCTTGGTTACGAG GTTCTTTCCGAATACAAGCCTTGGAAACTTGGCGACCAAGTAGCAGGGTATTACCAGACCTACGAAGGAAACGTCACCTTCGTGACAATCAAG GGGGCCGGCCACCTCGCTGCACAAACCAAGGCGGAGGAAGCGCTTCACGTTATTTCAAGACTACTCAAGGGCGACGCATAA